Sequence from the Polycladomyces zharkentensis genome:
CTTGTTTATCCCATCCGACAACAAAGTCGAAAGTGCATTGGACAGTGTCTTTCTGCGTTGATTGAACGCCGCCCGTACCACGCGGAAGAACAGTGCTTCGTCACGGACGTGGACGGCGGGTTCCGGCCGAACGGAAAGACGCACGACGGCCGAATCGACATTGGGACGCGGCACAAACACATGCCGCGGCACAGTTGCCACCCAGGAGACTTCCGCGAAATATTGTACCGCAACCGTCAGAGAACCGTAATCCTTGGTTCCCGGTTTGGCACGCAACCGCTCGGCCACTTCTTTCTGGATCATGACCACAATATGGGTGAGCGGCAAACGTTCTTCCAATAGACGCATCAGAATCGGAGACGTGATGTAGTACGGCAGATTGGCCACCACAGCGTATTTGGCCAACCCGCTCAGATGCTCCCCGATTAACCGGCGGTAATCCACCTTCATGGCGTCGCCGTGAACGATGGACACGCGGCTTTTCCCTTGAAATTGTTCACGAAGGATCGGTACCAAGCGGTCATCCAGCTCCACCGCTACCACACCGCCGGCGGATTCGGCCAGCCGCTCGGTCAACGCGCCGATCCCCGGCCCAATTTCAATGACGCCCGTTTCTCCGTCCAGTTCCGCCGCACGAATGATTTTTCCGATGACATGGGCATCTGTTAGAAAGTTTTGCCCCAAACTCTTTTTTAATGCGATTTGATGGCGTGACAATAATTCACGGGTTCGAGCGGTGATGGGTTGTTGTTCCACCTTGTTCCTCCTTCTCCGCTTGGATCAGCGCTTGCCGAAACTCCGACCGGGTGATGCGAAACATTTGAATGCGGCGAAAAAACTGCCGGGCATTGGCATAGCCGATCCCCAAATGCCGCCCCATGGCTTCTCTGAGGCGACGGGCACGGACGCCGCCGGCCAATCCCGCATCCAGGTATTCTATCCACGTCACCTCACCGTTACCTTCGGATTCCGTTTCACACCGCACCTCGGACAATGCTCGCCGGATTGCTTCCGGGGAAGCGTGCTCCACTCCGATACCGTCTTTGCCGGTGGCTTCCTCCCTCGTCAGAAATGCGTGCTTGCAACCCTCCACCCTTTGCGAAATGATCCGGCGGATGCGTTCACCCGCACCATCCGGGTCGGTCATGATGATCACACCGCGCTTGGCTTGAGCCTGTTCGATCGCCGCCAACACCGTTTCATCCACAGCATCGCCGCCTGTTTCCAGCGTGTCCGCCGAAACGGCACGTCGTACGGCCGCGGTGTCGTTTTTGCCTTCCACTACGATGACTTCCTTCAACTTACCTGTAAACACCAACGTAACCTTCTTTCCCATCACAGCCGGAAGGTCCTCTGCTTGTCCACGGGGTTCCGGTGTACCCAGGCGTGTCCGGGAATCTCACCGGTATCGGTTTCCCGGCTTACTCCTCCGCTCGGTAACAAGCCCGTTTGGAACCGGAAGTGAAAGATGCGGGGCAACGTACGATTCGTTTGAGAAAATGGCTCCCTGCACTTCGGTTCTCCCCCATCGGGGCATCGGTTTCCTCTCCGACGGGAATCGTTGCCGTCCCTTGGATTCACCAGACACCCCTTGCGGTTTTCTTAGTGTGAACCGCCCGGCTGATCTCTTATACTTCAACGCCGAACAGCCGGCACGCATTGGCAGTCGTATGTTCCGCCAATGCCTCCAGCGTCATGCCCCTCAGTTCGGCGATGGTCTGCGCCACCAACCGAACATAGCCCGTTTCATTCCGTTTTCCGCGATGGGGATGGGGTGCCAAATACGGGCAGTCCGTCTCGATCAGCAAACGGTCGATGGGTACTTTTTGGGCGATTTCCTTGGGCATCTTGGCATTTTTAAATGTGACCGGTCCGCCCAAGCCGATGTAGAAATTCAGGTCCAGACAGTGCTGCGCAAATGCCCAATCCCCGCTGAAACAATGCATGACGCCGCCGACTTCCTCCGCCTTTTCTTCGCGCAAAATGCGCAGGACGTCTTCATGAGCGTCCCGATCATGAATAATGATCGGCAATCCTACCTTCCGCGCCAGCCGGATTTGTTGCCGAAACACCTCCTGCTGGACATCGCGGGGCGAGTTGTCCCAGTAGTAGTCCAAGCCCATCTCGCCGAGCGCCACCACTTTGGGATGTTCTGTCAGTGATTCGATCCAGGTCAGATCGTCGTCGGTCATCTCCTTTGCATCATGGGGGTGCCATCCGATGGCGGCATAGATGAAATCATACCGCTCGGCCAACACCAACGCGGTGCGAATCGTCTCACGGTTGTATCCGATGTTCACCACGCGGGAGACACCGTATTCTTCACGTGCGCGACGAATCACTTCTTCCCTGTCATTGTCAAATTGAGCGTCATTCAAGTGGGCATGGCTGTCAAACAACATGATGGTATGCCTCCTGATCCGATCCTTGGCTGGTTTTTTTCGGGGTTTCAATGAACGGACAGCAAAGCGAAGCGTCGGAAGGGAAAGACAATGACCTCCGCACGACCGACGACGTCATGCATATCGATCGCCCCGAGCTCCCGGCTGTCCTTGCTTTGATTGCGGTTGTCCCCCATTACAAAGAGATGACCGGGGGGAACACGCGTCGGCTCCATATCCGAATCGGTCGGTTCGTCGATATAGGGTTCCTTGAGCTGTCGTCCATTTCGGTATACATGGCCGTTGCGGATCGCGATTTCGTCTCCCGGCAAACCGATGACTCGTTTGATGAAATCCCTTTTTTCTTCTGTATGAAAAATCACGATATCTCCGTATGACGGTTTGGTGATACTGTAAATCCACTTGTTGACGATCAACAGTTCCCGGCCATGAAACGTGGGATACATGGACATTCCCTGTACCTCGTAAGGCTGAAAGAAAAACAACCGGATCACGATCGCCAACAACAGAGCAGTCACGACAGCCTTCCACCAGTCACCGGCGTTGCGCGCTTCTCCACTCATCTTGAACCCCTATCCCCCTCTCTGTAATTACAATACTGGATGTTCTTCCAATTTTCCACTCGCATTTACAGGAAATGTCGACTGAAACCCACGGCACCCATGGAAAGATGGGTATTTCAATCGCGGGATGAAAGGGGGCGTTACACAACTTTGTACAATCAATCGTATGAGTGGTGCTCCCCACCAGCGCGTCAAGATCGTCCAAATCTCTTTCCCGGCTTCTCCACCTGTCACCATGCAAGGAAGGGTATCAAGCCGCTTTGAACCGGAAACGCAGGACGCGGGCAAAATATCGCTTCGCTCAGAGGAAATTGCCCGCGATTCGATCCCCGTACTTTTCCGGTTCTCTGCTCGGCAGGGCATGAAACTCGCTTATCTCGGAAAACGCGGCCTTCCGATGAAATTACCGGATAAGCCTTTGTGGTGAGTTTTCTCTTGTGTCCGTCATCAAATGCGGTACCAGTGAAAACGAGTCTCAGCGTTGTGGGAGTAACGGAAACGCCTCGATAGGTAGATACAACCGGGTTCCCGGCCGCTACTACAGGCCCGATCATCCCGGTGGCCGATGAAACGCGGCTCGATATACCCTATGTCTCCACCGGTAACCTCTTCTGCTGGGTGACTGCCTTTTCATCACTCGCTCCCGTTCACGGACCGAAAGTCGGTTCACGTGAACCAGGCCATCATTCTTGTGTCATCCGGACGGATCCATCCGTTTTGATCAGGTGATGACAAAGTCCGCGGGACTCTGATTTCCCGCCTCCGCTCCGCAACAGCCAGGGGCGCTCGACGGGAAATTCGGACCCGCTTCTGAAATGGCGAGTGGTTCAACCATTGTCATCAGCCTCACCACTCTACTTCTCGTGCCGGAAATGACCCGACTCACCTGAAACGTCTTGGGCCAATCACCCCGGATGTTACTTCACCCGTGTTCCATTGGGGATGTCGCCCGACACCGTAGACAGGACCAACCGATCCCCTTCCTTGGCCGCAAGTACCATGCCTTCAGAGAGGACGCCTCGCAATTTGGCCGGTTTGAGGTTGGCCACCATGATCACTTTTCGCCCTGTGAGTTCCTCCGGCTGATAATACTGTGCGATCCCGGCGACCACCTGACGCTGTTCGCTTCCCAAATCCAACCGCAATTTCAGCAAGCGGTCCGCCCCTTTGATCCGCTCGGCCGCCACGATTTCCGCCACACGCAGATCCACTTTGGCGAAATCGTCAATGCTGATGAGATGGGTCTCTTCGACCGATGGTTGGTCTTTCCCTTTTTTCTTCGTTTCGTCTTCGTCGTTTGTTTTGGGACCTCCGATCATCGCATTGATCGCCTCCACTTCTTGTTCCACATCCAGGCGCGGGAACAGAGGCTTCCCTTTTTTCACCCGGAGACCTTGGGGCAGGGTGCCGAACCGGTGCGCGCTTTCCCACTCCGTCTGATCACCCGCGGAAATGCCCAAGTACTCCCACATTTTTTGCGGAACCCGCGTCATGAACGGTTGCACCAGCACGCTGACGATGCGCAACACCTCCAACAGGTGATACAACACCGAACCCAGCGTGTCCTTTTTGGTTGGATCTTTGGCCAATTCCCAGGGTTGCGTGTTTTCGATGTACTTGTTGCCCGCGCGTACCAGATCCCAAATCGCTGTCAGCGCGATGGAAAATTGCATGTTGTCCATCGCCTTCTCCACTCGGGTGACGGTTTCTTCGGCCAGCCGGACCAACGACGCATCATGTTCGGTGGCATTTTCCACATATGCCGGTACGGAACCGTCGAAGTATTTTTCCACCATGGTCAGCGTCCGGTGGAGCAGGTTGCCCAGATCGTTGGCCAAATCAGCGTTGATCCGCTCCACGAATCCTTCCGGCGTAAACACGCCGTCCGCCCCGAACGGGACCTCACGCAACAGGTAATAGCGGAGCGCATCCAGACTGTACCGTTCGATCAGCGGAATCGGGTCCACCACATTGCCCTTGGATTTGGACATTTTCTCGTTTTTGACGGTGAAAAAACCGTGCGCGACCACTTTTTTGGGCAATGGGAGATCGAGTGCCATCAGGATGATCGGCCAATAAATCGTGTGGAAACGGACAATGTCCTTGCCCACGATGTGCACGTCGGCAGGCCAATGCTTTTCAAACTGCTTTTGTTTCTCCGGATCGTCGGACAGATACCCGATGGCTGTGATGTAGTTGGTCAGGGCGTCCAGCCAAACGTACATGACGTGTTTCGGATCGCCCGGCACCGGAATCCCCCAATCGAAAGTCGTCCGGGAGACGCACAGGTCCTCCAGTCCCGGTTTGATGAAATTCTGGATCATCTCATTTTTGCGGGATTCCGGCTGGATGAATTCCGGATTTTCCTCGTAGTATTGCAGCAGGCGGTCCACATATTTGCTCATCCGGAAGAAGTAGCTTTTCTCCCGCACCTTGTCCACCGGACGGCCGCAGTCCGGACAATTGCCGTCTTTGAGCTGGCGCTCGGTCCAGAACGATTCGCAGGGGGTGCAATACCAACCCTCGTACTCACCGAGATAAATGTCCCCTTGATCCAGCAGGCGCTGGAAGATCTTCTGCACGACCTTCTTGTGCCGTTCCTGCGTGGTTCGGATAAAATCGTCATACGAGATATCCAGCTTCTCCCACAGCTCTTTTATCCCGGCCACGATCTCATCGACAAACTCCTGCGGCGATTTTCCGGCTTCCTTGGCACGTCGCTGGATTTTCTGACCATGCTCGTCCGTTCCGGTCAGATACATGACATCATAGCCGCGAAGCCGTTTGTAACGGGCCATCGCGTCTCCCGCCACGGTGGTGTACGCATGCCCGATATGCAGTTTGTCATTGGGATAATAAATCGGTGTCGTAATGTAGAAGGAACGCTTTTCGCTCATCCTGATTCTCTCCTTTCACCCAGGCGTGTCTGGCAAATCAAATGTGCCATGACCGATATACCCTCGTTGTTCTCAAAAAAGCAAAACCCCTCACCCTTCAGCATGGGGCGAGAGGTTGTTCTCACGCGGTACCACCCATTTTCAGCACGCCCTCGCGGCACGTGCCCTCGATCAGTGTTACACTGCGCCGTTAACGCCGGCCACGGCCGCCCCTACTCACCCGGAAGGGTTTCGTTGCGGCTTCTCCGGGGACATGTTCACCTCAGCGTCTATGCCGGCTTTCACCTGTCCCGGCTCTCTGGTGATAGACGACAGTCGGTTACTCCTCCCCATCATGGAAGTTCGGAGTGTTGATCTGTTGCAAAAGCCATGTCGTTTTTATTATATCAACCGCCCATCAGTGATTCAACGTGCGGGAGGGCTTATCCGCCATTGTTGACGAAACGGAGAGAATGCAAACGCTGTTACACCCGATCCCGCCCCGGTTCCCCTGCTTCCTTTGCTTCGCGGGGCGACGCATCTGTCGCCATATATGTCCATCCTCTGATGAAGGATTTCCCGGTTTTCCGTACCTTGTAAGTGAGCGGAACCTCCATCATCAGGTAATCTCGCCGCACAACTTGAGGGTCATCGCTTTGGCACAGTTGTGCTCATAAATGATCTCCATCGTTCTCAGCACATGCCGGCTAAATGCACGGAACACGGATTGTCCGTCGCAACTCCGGCGACCGGGCAACAGCTGTTTTTTCGCGAAGAGCAGCTCCCGTCCCGCATCAAATTCCCGCAACCAAGGTTGTCCACCCAGTCACGTCATCTCTTTACCGCACGGCATCATACCGCGTGGCGAGCGGGGATTCCTTTTTCGCGATGCGCCCCTCAGCCGCCAACCGGTCCAGCTCCTGCTTCAGTCGGGGCACATCCCATCGAAGACCGCACTCCCGGTTCACATGCGTCACCGCATCCAACAGGTCTGTGTCAAACAGCGGCAACCGCGCCAACAATACGTTCAGCACATTTTCGTCTTGTTCCTGTCGGATTGACTGCAATTCCTCAAACGGATTGGTAACATGCGGACTCCGGGTGTAAGCCGCCCGTACCCTCATGAAAACGGTACGGCCGAACACGGCGGAGGAAACGAACGTATCGCCGGAGCGCAGATACGGCAACCGCTTCCCCTCCTCCGGTGTCAAATCGGTCTCTTCCCGCAACGTGGCGATGTCGGTACCGCGCACGGTACGAAAGACGAACTTGGTGTTCAACTGAGCCGTGATCGTCTCGTCCAAGAGTGTGGGACGTTGGGTGGCAAATACGAGGAAAACACCGTATTTCCGGCCTTCCTGGGCAATTTCCTTTAAAATTGCCTTGGCCGGTGAGTCCACGCCTTTCGGGGCGAAATTGTGCGCTTCGTCCGTCACGATGAGAAACGGCGGGAAAAACCGACCGTCCTCCCCGTTCATCCGGGCATCTTTGTACTCCCGCCTTTTGCGGTACAACGCACCGATCACATAGGTGGCAAACACCTGCAACAGCCAGGCCGAACCCTGTACCACCACCAACCTGCCTTGTTCCAACGCCCGCTCGATCGGCCGGATGTCCTGCTGGAACAATCCCGCCTTTTCCAGACGGTTCAGCCGCCACTGAACCCCTTTGAGCGACGAGAGCGGCAAACTGTTGTACTGTTGATACAAAGTCAGCAAGTCCTTAAGCTTCTCCGCCTCCACCGGGTCGATGTCCCCGCCGTGCAACCGTCGCTCCAGCCCCTGTTTTCCTTCTTCCAAAGCCTGGGCCACATTGTTCAGCCGGTCACTGAACGTGCGGAACGAATCCTTTTTTCTGTGCAACATCTGCACCACATTGACCATCGATTCCGTCACACTGCCTCCGGCAGCACCGAGCAATCCCTGCAAGTCGCGGGTGGACAATGAGGAAAAATCAATCCCCACATGCTGTCCGATCTGCACGGCCACCCAGCGATTGGTGAAATCCGGGGCATACGCTTCCAGCTCCGGGACCGTCTCGCTGAAATCCATCTCAAAATGCGGATCGAACACCACTGTGGGAATACCCAGTTTCATCAGCTCTTCCAGCATCACCCGCAAACCGAACGATTTCCCGGAACCCGACCCGCCGAAGATCCCGATATGCGGATACTGCTGCATCGCACGGATGTCGAACAAAAACGGTACGCCCGACTGCGGTCGCATGGCCCCGTCTTCGACGATGTGCACCTGATCCCTCAGATCCTCATCCAACGTATCCGCCAATGCTTCCGTCCCGCGGATCTCCCCCAGGACCATGCCCTCTGCCGGCGTTGTCTTCACCAACAACCCGCGCACTTCATCGAACCGGGGTTCCCGTACGGGACATCCGGTCCGAACCGGATGAGGCGCCTCGGAAAACAGACGTAATTTGGCCAGATTCAACTCATCCGAACCGATATCATAACCGATCTGCTCCAACGAGCGGATCACCTGTGTGTCCACAAGCGAACGATCGAGACCCATCGGTATCAGACGGTTGTAGGAAAGGGTTTCCACCACTTCCCCGCGCGGGTGGTTCAACGCCGGATCTTCGATCACCAGAATCTCGTTGATGCGGAATTTTCGTTCCCTCGAGACCACGTACACTTCCTGCTGTGTCGTTACGCCGACCACTTGCATGGCCATTCCTCCCCTTCTGGAGATGTCCGTCACAACACGCGTTCACTGCGTTTGGGCAAAAACAATCGGTGGCGCAAATCAGGATCGATATACTCCTCCACCATCGCCTCCACCAACCGGTCCGTCACCCGCACTTCGGCATCGACGATATCAAGCCACAACGGGATTCCCCGCCCTTGCTCCGGGGTCAACGTTCGAACCAGCCGAACCAGATCCCATTTGTGCGCTGCTTGCGACAACAGCCCGTCGATCCCGATCGGTTGCGGACTCCGGGACGAACGGAGGGTCACTTTCCACAACCCGCTGCCCGCAGGGCTCCAACCCTCCCATTCAAATGCTTCTCCGGGTTTCAACGTGCCATAAAGCACCTCGCGATCCGTCCATGCGGGATAATCGGGAAACACTTCACGTGCCAAACTCTTGGTGCCAATTTCTTCAGAAACCCCCACCAACAACACGTCCGCCGTCTCGGCAGCCCTGGCCAACCGGGTCCATTCTTCCGCATCATCGATCAAGAAATGAAGCAGGGAACCGTCCATCATCACGACCCTGGGCCGCCAGTTCTCCACGGCATACATCGCAGCCTGCATCTCCAGCCGAGACAGAAGTGCTCCCCGATGGCGCGCTTCCCGTGCTGCGTCCGCTTCGCCTTCACCGTTCATCAAGAGCGGCGTATAGACATCCCCCGTCCAGTATTCCTCTCCTTTGGTTCCCTTGGCCAAAGCCTGAAACACTGACAATGTCCGGGGATGACTGCCCGGTGTGGAGTTGACGGAACCATCCACACCCACCAGTATACGATCTTCCAGCCACTGGACAAATTCCGTATCCTCCAGCCTGGAGACGGGGACAAAATCCCCCACGCTCTGCAAACGGCGTCGAATGGCCGTATACTCAAACGCTTCACCCGGATAAGCCTTGCGAAGTTCCCGATTGGTTTCCTGCAGTTTGCGCTTCAACACGTCGGATACGGGGAGCATGTCCGTTCCTCCTTTGCGTAGCCTGTATTTTCAGTCTACCGGAAAACCGTGTCTCCTTCATCTGCTAATCTGCTGTTTTTATAACTTGCAAGGATGCTTGTGATCACGGCGAATAAATCCCTCTCCCTAACATATTAATTTTTTTGTAAAACTACCAAATTGTCTTGTTGACTGTTATGGGAATCGCTGGTATGATGAAGTTGACGCCGTTCCTGTCGAAATTTGGCGTTACCGATAAGACCAAGACCAAAGACCAATGAGAGAGGAGAATTGGACATGCTCAAATCTACGGGTATCGTACGCAAAGTGGACGAGCTGGGACGTGTGGTGATTCCGATCGAGCTTCGTCGAACCTTGGGAATCGGCGAAAAAGACGCTTTGGAAATTTACGTGGACGGAGAGCGCATCGTACTCAAAAAGTATGAACCGGCCTGCATTTTTACCGGTGAAGTGGACAACACCGTTCGGTACAGAAACAAAGTGGTAAGCAAAAAATGCATCGAAGAAATGTACCAACTGTTGCAAAAAGAGAGAGAAGGTGTCACTGCTGAATAATTTGGCCTATATCTCCTGAATAAGGTCGGTTCCGGATACATAGAAAAATCATGAAGGAACCGGAAAAATTTTTCCCTCCAGCATCTATTCGCGTTCGTTAAAGTCAATCCATTCTTTAAAAAAATGGACTGTTTTTCAACGTAATGCGGATGGATTTACTTATTTATGACTTATGGACAGGTTTTTTCTAAACAGCATATAAACAGAATATTCTTTACATCTTTATGTTTATCCCTACTACCAATGGCCTAGGTAATAGTTGCACTCATCATGAAAAGCGCCCCCGTTTGATACGGGGGCTTGTTCTTACCCATCTGTGTCAGCGTCTCTTCGCCATACGCCGATACGTATGCCGTTTTCCCCTGAGCGCGATTGCGTAGGCCATGATGTTTTCCGGCGGGGCCATGCCCGAAAAGCCCGCATCACCGATATGGTACAAATCCGCTCCGCATGCTTTGCCCGTTACAGCCAGTGTCTCCATAAGCGAAGGTGACGCCCCTTCCTGCGATGTGCCGACGGTGAGCATCACCAGCATTCCCGCTTCGTGTGCAGTGTCAATCCATCGGGTCAGCTGCCGGTGGTTCACTCCCGGAACCGTACCGGCATGCGGCAGCAACAAGACATCACATCCAGCTTCGGCGACACGGACAATTTGTTCTTCAGACAGCCAATGGTCGGTGCCCGTACCCGCCCCGTGCATTTTGCCGGCCATGAGGATGAGGTCTTCTCCCACAGCCGCACGTATGGTTCGCAAGACGTCGATGATCGCCTCCATTGTCACCCCGGTTTCGGGATTCCCGGTCAATGTGAGAAAATCGACCCCTTGTTCCCGGGCTTTGACCGCATTGTCTGCCGTGGCCAACCTTCCCGGCGATACTGTATGCCTGGTGGCAGGTTCCAAATTGATTCCCACCGGCCTGCCCGTTACCCGTTTCACGTGTTCCGCCGTCACTCCCCAACCCAGGTGGTTTTCCCACCCCTTCAACGGTTCAGGCAGACCTGGTACCTGGGTACGGGAGGGGAATCCCGTCACCATGGGCTTCTCCACATCATACAAGTTCAGCAGCAACAGATCGGCACCGAAAGCTGCCGCCAATTCGGGGTTGCTGCAACCATCGACCAACGGCGGTACGGTTACCACCGTTTCAGCCACGACCGTCCGTCCCTCCGCCGCCCGGATGGACTCCAGCAGTTGACGACCGGAGTAACGGGTCAACTCTTCCTGTGTAGCATCTAAAATCCGTTTCACCTGGGTCATCCTTCGTCCTCACGTTCCATCCATTTCAGAATCCGATCCTTCAACAGTTCGGACCGTGTGCCGAACACGGCTTGATAGTTCCCCTTACCCAATTTGACCACACCGGACGCACCCAACCGTTTCAGCGCCTCGATATCCAGTTTTCCCTCATCTTTGACGGTCAACCGCAACCGCGTGATACAGGCATCCAGCTGCTCGATATTCTCCTTGCCGCCGAGCGCGCGCAACACGGCGAGTGCCTCCTCATCTTCATCATTCTTGCCGACGGCGGCCGGCGATTCACCGTCCTCACCCTCTTCCAACCTGCCGGGCGTGGGCAGATTCCATTTTTCGATGGCAAACCGGAAAATCACAAAGTACAAAGCGGCATAGACCAATCCGATGGGAATGATCCAAAAAGCGTTATGTGCCAACGGATAGTTGATGACGTAGTCGATAAATCCGGCTGAGAATCCGAAGCCGTGCCGGATGTCCAACAGGTACAGGAGAGCCATCGAAGTCCCGGTCAACAATGCGTGAATCCCGTACAATACCGGAGCCAAAAACATGAACATATATTCGATCGGCTCCGTAATCCCGGTCAAAAAGGCGGTCAACGCCACACTCAACAGCACGCCGCGCACCGCGGCCCGCTTTTCCGGCTTGGCGGCCCGGATCATGGCCAAGGCGGCAGCCGGCAAAGCAAACATCATGATGGGATAAAAACCGGCCATAAAAGATCCCGCCGTCGGGTCACCGGCGAAAAATCGCGTCAGATCCCCCGTATAGGTCTGTCCCCCTTTTGTAAAGGTTCCGACAGTATACCACACCAATGTGTTCAGGATATGGTGCAATCCAAAGGGGATCAACAACCGGTTGAGCAGGCCGTAGCCAAACAATCCGACCGCACCAACCCCGATCAACCAATCTCCGGCCGCTTGGATTCCCTTTTGCACCTCGGGCCACACAAACAAAAACAC
This genomic interval carries:
- the rsmA gene encoding 16S rRNA (adenine(1518)-N(6)/adenine(1519)-N(6))-dimethyltransferase RsmA, with the translated sequence MEQQPITARTRELLSRHQIALKKSLGQNFLTDAHVIGKIIRAAELDGETGVIEIGPGIGALTERLAESAGGVVAVELDDRLVPILREQFQGKSRVSIVHGDAMKVDYRRLIGEHLSGLAKYAVVANLPYYITSPILMRLLEERLPLTHIVVMIQKEVAERLRAKPGTKDYGSLTVAVQYFAEVSWVATVPRHVFVPRPNVDSAVVRLSVRPEPAVHVRDEALFFRVVRAAFNQRRKTLSNALSTLLSDGINKEALNRWLEEAGIDPRRRGETLSLEEFARLADGLVAHVGTERNGSSC
- the rnmV gene encoding ribonuclease M5; this encodes MFTGKLKEVIVVEGKNDTAAVRRAVSADTLETGGDAVDETVLAAIEQAQAKRGVIIMTDPDGAGERIRRIISQRVEGCKHAFLTREEATGKDGIGVEHASPEAIRRALSEVRCETESEGNGEVTWIEYLDAGLAGGVRARRLREAMGRHLGIGYANARQFFRRIQMFRITRSEFRQALIQAEKEEQGGTTTHHRSNP
- a CDS encoding TatD family hydrolase; protein product: MLFDSHAHLNDAQFDNDREEVIRRAREEYGVSRVVNIGYNRETIRTALVLAERYDFIYAAIGWHPHDAKEMTDDDLTWIESLTEHPKVVALGEMGLDYYWDNSPRDVQQEVFRQQIRLARKVGLPIIIHDRDAHEDVLRILREEKAEEVGGVMHCFSGDWAFAQHCLDLNFYIGLGGPVTFKNAKMPKEIAQKVPIDRLLIETDCPYLAPHPHRGKRNETGYVRLVAQTIAELRGMTLEALAEHTTANACRLFGVEV
- the lepB gene encoding signal peptidase I, whose amino-acid sequence is MSGEARNAGDWWKAVVTALLLAIVIRLFFFQPYEVQGMSMYPTFHGRELLIVNKWIYSITKPSYGDIVIFHTEEKRDFIKRVIGLPGDEIAIRNGHVYRNGRQLKEPYIDEPTDSDMEPTRVPPGHLFVMGDNRNQSKDSRELGAIDMHDVVGRAEVIVFPFRRFALLSVH
- the metG gene encoding methionine--tRNA ligase codes for the protein MSEKRSFYITTPIYYPNDKLHIGHAYTTVAGDAMARYKRLRGYDVMYLTGTDEHGQKIQRRAKEAGKSPQEFVDEIVAGIKELWEKLDISYDDFIRTTQERHKKVVQKIFQRLLDQGDIYLGEYEGWYCTPCESFWTERQLKDGNCPDCGRPVDKVREKSYFFRMSKYVDRLLQYYEENPEFIQPESRKNEMIQNFIKPGLEDLCVSRTTFDWGIPVPGDPKHVMYVWLDALTNYITAIGYLSDDPEKQKQFEKHWPADVHIVGKDIVRFHTIYWPIILMALDLPLPKKVVAHGFFTVKNEKMSKSKGNVVDPIPLIERYSLDALRYYLLREVPFGADGVFTPEGFVERINADLANDLGNLLHRTLTMVEKYFDGSVPAYVENATEHDASLVRLAEETVTRVEKAMDNMQFSIALTAIWDLVRAGNKYIENTQPWELAKDPTKKDTLGSVLYHLLEVLRIVSVLVQPFMTRVPQKMWEYLGISAGDQTEWESAHRFGTLPQGLRVKKGKPLFPRLDVEQEVEAINAMIGGPKTNDEDETKKKGKDQPSVEETHLISIDDFAKVDLRVAEIVAAERIKGADRLLKLRLDLGSEQRQVVAGIAQYYQPEELTGRKVIMVANLKPAKLRGVLSEGMVLAAKEGDRLVLSTVSGDIPNGTRVK
- a CDS encoding ATP-binding protein, with translation MQVVGVTTQQEVYVVSRERKFRINEILVIEDPALNHPRGEVVETLSYNRLIPMGLDRSLVDTQVIRSLEQIGYDIGSDELNLAKLRLFSEAPHPVRTGCPVREPRFDEVRGLLVKTTPAEGMVLGEIRGTEALADTLDEDLRDQVHIVEDGAMRPQSGVPFLFDIRAMQQYPHIGIFGGSGSGKSFGLRVMLEELMKLGIPTVVFDPHFEMDFSETVPELEAYAPDFTNRWVAVQIGQHVGIDFSSLSTRDLQGLLGAAGGSVTESMVNVVQMLHRKKDSFRTFSDRLNNVAQALEEGKQGLERRLHGGDIDPVEAEKLKDLLTLYQQYNSLPLSSLKGVQWRLNRLEKAGLFQQDIRPIERALEQGRLVVVQGSAWLLQVFATYVIGALYRKRREYKDARMNGEDGRFFPPFLIVTDEAHNFAPKGVDSPAKAILKEIAQEGRKYGVFLVFATQRPTLLDETITAQLNTKFVFRTVRGTDIATLREETDLTPEEGKRLPYLRSGDTFVSSAVFGRTVFMRVRAAYTRSPHVTNPFEELQSIRQEQDENVLNVLLARLPLFDTDLLDAVTHVNRECGLRWDVPRLKQELDRLAAEGRIAKKESPLATRYDAVR
- a CDS encoding DNA double-strand break repair nuclease NurA, coding for MLPVSDVLKRKLQETNRELRKAYPGEAFEYTAIRRRLQSVGDFVPVSRLEDTEFVQWLEDRILVGVDGSVNSTPGSHPRTLSVFQALAKGTKGEEYWTGDVYTPLLMNGEGEADAAREARHRGALLSRLEMQAAMYAVENWRPRVVMMDGSLLHFLIDDAEEWTRLARAAETADVLLVGVSEEIGTKSLAREVFPDYPAWTDREVLYGTLKPGEAFEWEGWSPAGSGLWKVTLRSSRSPQPIGIDGLLSQAAHKWDLVRLVRTLTPEQGRGIPLWLDIVDAEVRVTDRLVEAMVEEYIDPDLRHRLFLPKRSERVL
- a CDS encoding AbrB/MazE/SpoVT family DNA-binding domain-containing protein is translated as MLKSTGIVRKVDELGRVVIPIELRRTLGIGEKDALEIYVDGERIVLKKYEPACIFTGEVDNTVRYRNKVVSKKCIEEMYQLLQKEREGVTAE
- a CDS encoding DUF7916 family protein; protein product: MKRILDATQEELTRYSGRQLLESIRAAEGRTVVAETVVTVPPLVDGCSNPELAAAFGADLLLLNLYDVEKPMVTGFPSRTQVPGLPEPLKGWENHLGWGVTAEHVKRVTGRPVGINLEPATRHTVSPGRLATADNAVKAREQGVDFLTLTGNPETGVTMEAIIDVLRTIRAAVGEDLILMAGKMHGAGTGTDHWLSEEQIVRVAEAGCDVLLLPHAGTVPGVNHRQLTRWIDTAHEAGMLVMLTVGTSQEGASPSLMETLAVTGKACGADLYHIGDAGFSGMAPPENIMAYAIALRGKRHTYRRMAKRR